The following are encoded in a window of Candidatus Binatia bacterium genomic DNA:
- a CDS encoding outer membrane lipoprotein-sorting protein, protein MIPSAFRSFRRSLVPVSLVLGIAALGMVPLSIPAARAQTAPSGTDIMSRMNQAFYYPGNSFRTSVKMELGGPGTPGRERIMSLLRLNTGGKGEQRYLLYFHKPGDVRRMSCMVWKHVDLPDERWMFVPITGQVVKVLAPERSSFIGSDFMREDLSGRDVDADRHTLVREEKQDGRDCYVVESLPRKPVDFSKYVTWVDRETSLPLRQEYYDNRGKLGRVFTGTQIERVASAKNPSVSYPTIMDRTMKSMSSGRWTRVIFSEAVYDPPLQPGDFSADRMRTPIGDWLPAQGKAVSSARTGSAGAPEVAERRTPRANPP, encoded by the coding sequence ATGATCCCTAGCGCCTTCCGTTCCTTCCGACGCTCTCTCGTCCCGGTTTCGCTCGTCCTGGGGATCGCCGCGCTCGGCATGGTCCCGCTCTCCATCCCAGCGGCGCGCGCCCAGACCGCGCCCAGCGGGACCGACATCATGTCGCGCATGAATCAGGCTTTCTACTATCCGGGCAACAGCTTCCGCACCAGCGTGAAGATGGAGCTGGGCGGTCCCGGCACGCCGGGACGCGAGCGGATCATGAGCCTCCTCCGCCTGAACACGGGCGGGAAGGGGGAGCAGCGCTACCTCCTCTACTTCCACAAGCCGGGCGACGTGCGCCGCATGTCCTGCATGGTCTGGAAGCATGTCGACCTGCCCGATGAGCGGTGGATGTTCGTGCCGATCACGGGGCAGGTGGTGAAGGTGCTCGCGCCCGAGCGCTCGAGCTTTATCGGCTCGGACTTCATGCGCGAGGACCTCTCGGGACGCGACGTGGACGCCGACCGGCACACGCTGGTCCGAGAGGAGAAGCAGGATGGGCGGGACTGCTACGTCGTGGAGAGCCTCCCCAGGAAACCCGTCGATTTCAGCAAGTACGTCACCTGGGTGGATCGCGAGACGTCGCTCCCGCTGCGGCAGGAGTACTACGACAATCGCGGCAAGCTGGGGCGCGTGTTCACCGGGACGCAGATCGAGCGGGTCGCGAGCGCGAAGAACCCCTCCGTCTCCTACCCGACGATCATGGACCGCACGATGAAATCGATGTCATCGGGGCGATGGACGCGGGTGATCTTCAGCGAGGCCGTTTACGATCCGCCGCTCCAGCCCGGCGATTTCTCCGCCGATCGCATGCGCACGCCGATCGGCGACTGGCTTCCGGCTCAGGGCAAGGCGGTCTCTTCCGCCAGGACCGGCTCCGCCGGCGCGCCCGAGGTGGCCGAGCGCCGCACGCCGCGCGCGAACCCGCCGTAG
- a CDS encoding radical SAM protein has protein sequence MDGYPDHRSLYRLPWSLPDNPIAWLEPTEACNLYCEGCYRANQYQGHKSLRDIEADLDTFARYRSFDGVSIAGGDPLTHPEVVSIVALAREKGYKPILNTNGLALTDDLLRELKGAGLVGFTFHIDSKQGRPGWKGKTEAELNALRQEFAERVARVGGISVAFNATVYDDTLPYAPEVVAWARKNIDKVHVVVFIAYRQASGAFGDDMDFWVGDRKVPMNDLVYSRPTGKARLDISSRDVVAEIRKRFPDFAPCAYLNGTERADSLKWLLTTYVGTRDEVVGYAGPRFMEATQVLHHWRHGRFLAYAPPSTLRHGRSITATGALFDRGMREGMARYLGGALRRPLRPLPRLHLQSVMIIQPVDVLADGRMNMCDACPDMTVHEGELVWSCRLEERKAYGGFARGVRRSATSGAPAEPVLAEETALP, from the coding sequence ATGGACGGCTATCCCGATCACCGCAGCCTCTACCGGCTCCCCTGGAGCCTTCCCGACAACCCCATCGCATGGCTCGAGCCGACCGAGGCGTGCAATCTCTACTGCGAGGGGTGCTACCGCGCCAACCAGTACCAGGGGCACAAGAGCCTCCGGGACATCGAGGCCGACCTCGACACCTTCGCGCGCTACCGCTCCTTCGACGGCGTATCGATCGCCGGCGGGGATCCGCTCACCCATCCGGAAGTGGTCTCGATCGTGGCGCTGGCCCGCGAGAAGGGCTACAAGCCGATCCTGAACACCAACGGCCTCGCCCTCACCGACGACCTCCTGCGCGAGCTGAAGGGCGCCGGCCTGGTCGGGTTCACGTTCCACATCGACAGCAAGCAGGGGCGGCCCGGATGGAAGGGTAAGACCGAGGCGGAGCTGAATGCCCTGCGACAGGAATTCGCCGAGCGCGTGGCCAGGGTGGGCGGGATTTCCGTCGCCTTCAACGCGACCGTCTACGACGACACGCTGCCCTACGCGCCGGAGGTGGTGGCGTGGGCGCGGAAGAACATCGACAAGGTGCACGTCGTGGTGTTCATCGCCTACCGCCAGGCGTCGGGAGCGTTCGGCGACGACATGGACTTCTGGGTGGGCGACCGAAAGGTCCCGATGAACGACCTGGTCTACAGCCGCCCCACCGGGAAGGCGCGGCTGGACATCTCGTCACGCGACGTCGTCGCCGAGATCCGGAAGCGCTTCCCCGATTTCGCCCCCTGCGCCTACCTGAACGGCACCGAGCGGGCCGATTCGCTCAAGTGGCTCCTCACGACCTACGTGGGCACCCGGGACGAGGTGGTCGGCTACGCGGGGCCGCGCTTCATGGAGGCCACGCAGGTGCTGCATCACTGGCGGCACGGCCGCTTCCTCGCGTACGCGCCCCCCTCGACGCTGCGGCACGGGCGTTCGATCACGGCCACGGGAGCGCTCTTCGACCGCGGAATGCGCGAGGGGATGGCCCGCTACCTGGGCGGCGCCTTGCGCCGGCCGCTCCGTCCCCTGCCCCGGCTCCATCTGCAATCGGTGATGATCATCCAGCCGGTGGACGTGCTGGCGGACGGCCGGATGAACATGTGCGACGCGTGCCCGGACATGACGGTGCACGAGGGAGAGCTGGTCTGGTCCTGCAGGCTGGAGGAGCGGAAGGCCTACGGCGGGTTCGCGCGCGGCGTGCGGCGCTCGGCCACCTCGGGCGCGCCGGCGGAGCCGGTCCTGGCGGAAGAGACCGCCTTGCCCTGA